The Rhizobium grahamii DNA window CCCGGCGCTGAATGCCGGTAAATTTGACGTGATCATGGATGCCCTTTCGATCACTGAGGATCGCAAGAAGGTCATCGGCTTCACGATCCCCTACGCCGCGACGCCTGCCGCCTTCGCGACCGCCAAGGATAGCCCGCTTGCCAACGCTGCCGGCACCGGCGCAACGATCAAGATGACGCCCGGCCAGACCGGCGTTAAGGAAGTCGATGCACTGAAGGAAGCTTTCAAGGGTAAGACGATCGGCATCCAGGCCGCGACTGTCTACGCCAAGTTCGTCTACGACAATTTCGGCGATATCGCTGAGATCCGTGAATACAAGACCGGCGCCGACCGCGATCTCGACCTGCAGAACGGCCGTATCGATCTTGGCTTCGACGATGCCGTCTATTTCGCCAACGCATTCCAGTCGGCCAACGACACGCTGGCCTTTACTGGCCCGGAAATCGTCGGCTCCATCTGGGGCGAGGGTGAAGGCCTCGGTGTCCGTCAGGCCGACACCGACCTTCGCGACAAGCTCAACGAGGCGATCAAGTCCGCACTCGCTGATGGTACTGTGAAGACCCTGTCGATGAAGTGGTTCAAGGTCGACGTCAGCCCGCAAAACTGATTTCCGGCGGAGGCCGGATATCCCGGTCTCCGGCTCCAATGCCGGAGACCGCATGCTATTCTGACACTGCCGAGACAGCGGCAGGCGCGGGGAACATGACATGGCAACACTGGAACTGATTGGATTCGGCTCGAACGGATGGGGCGCGCTACTTCTGCTCGCCGCACTGATGACGCTTTGCGTGACCGCGACCGCGCTTGCGATCGGTGCCGTGCTTGGCGCGATAATCTCTGCCGCCAAGCTCTCCGGCAAGACATGGCTCGTCGCGCTCGGCAACGTCTACACAACCGTCTTTCGCGGTGTGCCGGAACTGCTGATCATCTACCTGATCTATTTCGGAGGTTCGTCGGCGGTAACCTCGATCGGCAAGGCGATGGGCTACGAAGGCTTCCTCGGGATGCCTTCGTTTCTCGCCGGCGCGCTGGCCGTCGGGATCATTTCCGGCGCCTACCAGGCTGAAGTCTTCCGTGGAGCCTACCTTGCCATTTCCAAGGGTGAGCTCGAGGCGGCATCGGCGATCGGCATGCATCGCGGCCTTCGGTTTCGCCGGATCATCATCCCGCAGGTGCTACGTTTCGCCATCCCCGGTCTCGGTAATGTCTGGCAGCTCAGCCTGAAAGACTCCGCACTGATTTCGGTGACAGGCCTGGCGGAGCTGATGCGCACCAGTCAGGTGGCTGCCGGCTCGACCCGACAATATTTCCTGTTCTTCATCGTCGGCGGCATCCTTTATCTGATCCTCACCAGCCTCTCCGACCGGGTGTTCAACGGCGCCGAGCGGCGCGCCAACCGCAGCATGCCGACAGCGGCCATGGGAAAGGCGTGAGGTAGGACGATGGATTTCGCTTTTCTCGCTCAAACGATGGGCACCCTGCTGAAGGCCGTTCCGATGACCTTGGCGCTGTTTTCGCTATCGGTCTTCTTCGGCGGCCTACTGGCGCTTCTGATTGTCTGGATGCGCGTCGGCGGCAACCCCGTCCTGTCGGCAATCGCCAAGGGGTACATCTTCATCTTCCGCGGCTCGCCGCTGCTGATCCAGATGTTCCTTGTCTTCTACGGTCTCGGTCAGTTCGGCTTCATCCGCTACTCTTTCCTGTGGCCGTTCCTGCGCGAGCCATTCGTTTGCGCGGTATTGTCGCTGGCGCTCTGCACGGCGGGTTATTCGGCAGAGATTTTCCGTGGTGGCATTCGCGCCGTCTCGCCGCGCGAGATCGAGGCTGCCCGTTCGATCGGCATGTCCGGCGCGTTGCTCGTCCGCCGTATTCTGGCGCCGATCGCCTTCAGGCACGCGCTGCCTGCCTATTCCACCGAGATCGTCCTGATGATGAAATCGACGGCGCTGGCAAGTCTGGTGACCGTATGGGAAGTGACCGGTGTGGCGCAGCGGCTGATCTCGCAGACATACCGCACCATGGAAGTGTTTCTCTGCGCGGCCATCATCTACCTTGTTCTCAACTTCATCATTCTGCAGGTGATGTCCCTGCTCGAATACTCGCTCTCACGGCACCGCCGCGCGATTCCGCCGGCGCTGAAGGCCTGAGAACCGAACAGACACGATTGGAGCTTTCATGCCAGGCGTTACACGACTTTCCGTCCGCAACATCCGCAAGAGCTTCGGCACGCATGAGGTCCTTCGCGGCATCTCGCTCGATGCGCAGGATGGCGACGTCATTTCCCTGCTTGGAGCCTCGGGCTCGGGGAAATCCACCTTCCTGCGTTGCATCAACCTGCTCGAGACGGCGACCGATGGCGAAATCTGGGTGGATGGAGAGCAGATCCGGATGATCCACAAGGGCGGCACGAGCCGTCCGGCGAGCCAGAAGCAGGTCGATCACATCCGCTCCGAACTCGGCATGGTCTTCCAGTCCTTCAATCTCTGGTCCCATATGACGATCCTGCAGAATGTCATCGAGGGGCCGGTCCATGTCCTGAAGCGTCCGCGTGCCGAGTGCATCGCGGAGGCCGAGGCACTTCTGGAAAAGGTTGGCATCGCTGCCAAGCGACACGCCTATCCGGCACATCTGTCCGGTGGCCAACAGCAGCGCGCCGCGATCGCCCGCGCGCTCGCCATGAAACCGAAGGTCATGCTGTTTGACGAACCGACTTCCGCGCTCGACCCGGAACTGGTCGGCGAGGTGCTGCGCGTCATGCGCGCGCTTGCGGAGGAGGGGATGACCATGCTGGTCGTAACCCACGAGATGAGCTTCGCACGCAACGTTTCCAACCGGGTTGTCTTCATGAAGGAAGGCCTTGTCGAAAGCACCGGTTCGCCGGACGAGATGTTCGGTGGCGGCGCCTCGCCTGCATTCCGCCAATTTATCGGTCACTTCGGAAACGGACAATGACAGTCACTATCGATGCGCGGATCGGCTGGCGCGACGTGGCGAGCGTGGCCGCCGGGGAGATGCTTGCGCTCTCTGACGGAGCTTGGGCGCGCGTGGACAATGCAGGCCGGATCGTCGAGCGGATCGTCGAAACCGGCGTGCGCGCCTATGGCATCAATACCGGCGTCGGCGCGTTGTCGGATACGGTCGTCGATCGCCCCTCGCAGAGCCGGCTTTCGCGAAACATCATCCTCAGCCATGCCTGCGGCGTCGGCGAATTGTTGGCGGCGCGCGAGGTTCGCGCGATCATCGCCGCGCAGATCGCAAATTTCGCGCATGGTCATTCCGGCGTCCGTGCCGATATCATCCGTCATCTGGCAGGGTTTCTGGAGCGGGACTGCGTACCGGATGTCCCGTCGAAAGGTTCCGCCGGTTATCTGACCCACAATGCCCATACGGCACTCGTGCTGATCGGCGAGGGAAGCGCATCCGTGGCGGGCAAGCGTATGCCGGGCCGCGAGGCACTGGCTGCGATCGGCCTTTCCCCGCTCGTTCTCGGCGCAAAGGAAGGCTTGAGCCTTGTCAATGGCACCGCTTGTGCGACGGGCTTGGCAAGTGTCGCATTGGCGCGCGCCAGCCATTTGCTCGACTGGGCAGACGCAATCGCGGCCCTGACGTTGGAGGCTGCCGGTTGTCAAATGGCAGCCTTCGACGAAGCCGTCCTGGCGCTTCGCCCATCGCGGGGCATCGCCTACGTCGGTGCTTCCCTGAGGCGCCGCCTCGACGGCAGCGGCCTGATAGGAGCGGCTCTCGGAAAACGCACACAGGATGCGCTGAGCCTGCGTTCCGTGCCGCATGCTCATGGCGCGGCGCGTGACGTCTTTGAAAACGCATCCGACGTCGTCGATCGTGAACTTGCTTCGGTAACCGACAATCCGGCGGTTTCGGGCACGCCCGAAAATCCTGTCGTGTCGTCGGAGGCTCACGCGGTTGCGCCCGCTCTTGCGGTGGCCTCTGATAGCCTGGCGATCGCGCTTGCGCAGATCTCCGCCATGAGCGAACGCCGCATGGATCGGCTGGTCAATCCGCTGGTGAGCGGCCTGCCGCCGTTCCTTGCGAGCGATGCCGGCAGCAATTCGGGCTTCATGATCGCCCAATACACAGCTGCGGCTCTCAGCAACGAGAACCGCCGTCTGGCGGCGCCCGCTTCCACCGATGGCGGCCTGACCTCGGGCCTGCAGGAGGATTTCCTGGCCCACCCGACCGCAGCGGCAAACAAGCTTCTGTCTGTGGTCGACAACGCCGAGTATATCCTTGCGATCGAGTTGATGGCGGCGGCGCAGGCGCATGACTTCCTGGCGCCAACGGCTGCGCGCGCCCCAGGAACGGATGCCATCCACCGTGTCGTGCGCCAGGCTGTTGCGCACTACGCCGACGATCGGCCGCTTGCCGGCGACATGGAAGCGCTTCGTTCTCTGATCAGAGACGCGGCACCGCCCGCCCTGGGCTGAGGAGTTGAAATGACAGTTGAGTTCGACGTTGCCGTGATCGGCCTCGGCGCCATGGGAAGTGCAGCACTCTCTCACCTTTCGGCGCGTGGCGCCAAGGCGATCGGGATCGACGCCTATTTCCCGGCCCATACGCTTGGTTCCTCGCATGGAGACAGCCGTCTCATCCGGCTCGGCTATTTCGAGGATCCATCCTATGTGCCGCTCTTGAAGCGTGCCTATCGTAACTGGCGGGACCTGGAGGCTCGGCTTCGCTCGGATATCCTGACGATCACCGGTGTTCTCCAGATCGGCAGCGAGAACAGCAAGATCGTCGCCGGAACGCGTGCGTCCTGCGAGATGCACGGATTGGCGCACGAAGTGTTCGACAAAAGCGAGATGGCGCTTCGGTTTCCCGCCTTCCAGCTCGACGATTGCGAAATCGCCATCCTTGACCCCCAGGGCGGCTATCTGAAGCCCGAGGCTGCCGTGATGGGTTATCTCAAGCTGGCAGCGCAAGACGGCGCAGTCCTGCATTTTGGCGAACGGGTTACCGCCATCGAACCGAGCGACAGCGGCGTGACGATCCGGTCGGCCGTTGGTCAATACCGCGCCAAGAAGGTCGTCGTCGCCACCGGTTCCTGGATCGCCGAGCTCGTTCCGCACCTGAAGGAGCATGCCGTCCCGATCCGGCAGGTCGTCGCCTGGTATCAGCCACGCGACGGCTTTGCGACCGAACCAAGACGCATGCCATGCTTCCTCCGCGACGAGGGAACAGAAGGCTCCTACTTCGGCTTTCCGGCAATTGGCGTCGATGGCGTCAAGATCGGACGGCATGCCCACTTCCGCGAGCCGATCGATCCCAATCAACCCAATCCGCCTGTCAATGAAGCGGACACCGCGCTGCTCGACGGCTTCATCGCAAAGCGTGTGCCTGCCGCTGCCGGCCTGCGGGTCAATGCGATTACCTGCCGCTATACGATGTTGCCAAGCGAGGACTTCCTGCTCGACTTTGCACCCGGCAATCCGAACGTGGTCGTCGCTTCGCCGTGCTCCGGGCACGGCTTCAAGTTCACCAGTGTCGTCGGTGAAATTCTTGCCGATCTCGCGCTCGAGGGCGGAACGAGCCTGCCGATCGGAGCCTTCTCGTTCGATGCCATGACGCGCTTTCTGGCGCAACGCCAACAGTAGCCGGACTGGAAAGGGGCCGAGATCAGCCCCTTTCGCCACCAGGCATTCAGCTCTTCGAAATCCGCCAGCTCTTGACCTCGAAGGGCATCAATCCTTCGGCGGGTATATCCATCGCTTCCTCCAGGATGCTGACGGGACCCTCGTTGCGCCAGCCGGACGGCAGGTCGAGTGCGAGAGCGCCGCGGCGTCCAGCGGGTTCGTAGACACGCACAATCAGCCCATCCCCGTCCTCCGTCGGCTTGATCGTTGAAAGAGCAGCGTCGATGCCGCTCGTCTTCAGCGGCTGCCAGTTCCCGGTCGCGCGATCTGTCGCCGGGGCAACGAGAAGCGGCTGGTTCAGGTCCTCGGCTTCTTCGCGAACTCCCCCGTCATACCAGGCGCCCTCATGCGGCATCAGCGCGTAGGTGAACCTCTGAAAGCCTTCATCAGCGAGCGGGTCAGGATAGATCGGAGATCGCAGCAACGACAGGCCGAGAACATTGCCGCGAATGCTGTGGCCATACTTGGCGTCATTCAAAATTGCGACACCGAAGCCTGGCTCGGAAAGGTCGGCGAAACGGTGGGCCGGCGCCTCAAACATGGCCGCGTCCCACGACGTGTTGGAGTGCGTTGGCCTCTCGACGACGCCATAGGCGCATTCGCAGGTCGCGCGGGCGTTGCTGACGGCGACGTTGGTCAGCGTGCGCAGGAACGCGCGGCGGTCACGCCAATCGAGCTCGGTCTCTATATCGACGCGTCGGGCATTGGCGCCAAGCGACAGGATTTGCGTGATCCGCGAGTGCCGCCATGTTCTGACGATCCGGATCGCCACTCGGTGCGGTCCATCGTCTAGGACTTCGAGGCTGTCGAGTGCACTTATCTCTTCCCCGCGAGCAGCGTAGTCCTCCTCGACATCCCAGGCGTCCCAGTTGCGCGGCTTATCGGCGGGATAGACGAACAGACGATTGCCGCCATCCTGCAAAGCCTCACGACCAGTCGGCTTGTGAATGATGCTTGCGATCGAACCATCCTTCGCCAAGCTGACCTTCAGGATCGCGTTTTCGAGGTGCCTGCGACTGACCGAGAGGCCGGGCGTTGCCTGCAGCGTTTCTCGGGCGAGGACGGCAACACCAAGCGGCGGGATCATGACGTCAGATGAAACGATACTCCCTTCTGGCAGCGTCAGCCGGGCCGGGCGGGTGGACAGGGATGGATTGACGACGAGAAGGTTGTCGCCGGTGCCCTTCGGCAAGTGCGCGGCAATGCTTTCCATCGCTTCTGATTGGGCCGCCTGGCCGGTCGCGATCACCGCTTCGAGTTCCGTTTCCGCGTCGGCATAGACTTCTGCGATCGACGAGCCCGGAAGAATGTCATGGAACTCGTTCTTCAAGACGAAGCGCCATTCCGGCTCCATCGATCGCGGCTTGTTGGCGCCAAGCAGATGCGCGAGACCGAAAAGTGTCTCCGTCGTGATCAGCGTGCGTTCGGCCTTACGATGCAGGCGCTTGACGACGCTTTGACTGGTCAGCGTCGCGCGATGCAGTTCAAGATAGATCTCGCCCCGCCACGTCGCCAGGTTCTTCGCTGTGGCGCTCTGATGGGCGCCTTCGAAGAAGCCGTGGACATTCGTCCACCTTGCCTTGGGCAGTGCTGGAAATACGCGCAGCTGCTCTTCGCGGACGATCATCTCCGGCGTGACCCCACCGCCGCCGTCGCCGTAGCCGACCGCGAGAAGGGTGGTGTCGTGCTTGTCCTTATTCTTGAAATTCCGCCACGTCGGGACGAAGCAGTCGGCGCGTACAAAGCCGTTGTAGCCCTGCATTGGATTGTCGAACGTGTGGGTAAGGACCCGGCTTCCATCAAGCCCCTCCCACCAGAAGAGATCGGATGGGAATTTGTTTGTCTCCGACCAGTTGACCTTGATCGTGAAGAAGCTATCCATCCCTCCCTGCCTTAGCAGCTGCGGCAGGGCGCCGGAGAAGCCGAAGCAATCCGGCAGCCAGCAAACACGGTGGCGAGTGCCGAACGTCTTTTCAAAATAGCGCTGCCCATAGAGGATTTGCCGGGCAAGGCTCTCGCCGGTCGGCATGTTCGTGTCGGGCTCGACCCACATGCCGCCGAGCGTCTCCCATTGGCCCTCACGGCTTCTTTCGACGATCCGCTCAAGCAGCGCCGGATCGTCTTCGGCGATCTGCGCATAGTAGTGGGCGGTCGATTGGTTGAAGCGGAAGTCGGATGATTGCTCCATTAGCGACAGCGCGGTGTGGAACGTGCGGCGCATCTTGCGCCGTGTCTCGTTGTAGGGCCACAACCACGCCAGATCGATGTGTGCATGTCCTGTCAGTGCGATCTCGCCCTGCGGCGGGAAACGTTCCTGGAGTCCTCGAAGTTTTTCCAGCAAGACCTGATGGGCGGAAATCACACTCGCGCGCTCGGCTTGATTGAGTCCCTCGGGCGAAGCTTCCAACGGCGGAAGCTGCCAGACTTTCTGCAGCATCGGAGATGGCGCCATGCGCGCCACATAAGCAGCTGTGGCGGAGGGCCACTCCAGTCCCCTCATTGCGTCCTCGGCAATATCCAGAAGGTGTGGAACGACCTCATGCTGCTCCAGAATATGGACCGACTCGCAAATCTGCCGCAGCAACAGCCAGAGATCGTCGACGGCCGTGTCGAGCCAGATCAGCGCTGCATGCTCCAGTCTCGGTGCCCGAACCGGCTCGCCGAAAGGTAACCTGGCCACGCTTTCGGATGTGATCCTGACGTTGCTCGAAGGCAGCGCAAATTCACGGTGGTAGGGATCGAGACCAAGCCGCTTTTCATTGCCGGCCTCGTCGTTCAGCGTGATCAGGCTTTCACCGCCGAGATCCAGCGCCAGGCGCGCGTCTTTGAGTGGCCAATGATCTGGGACATTCGCACGCGCCGAAAAGTGAACCGTGCCAACGCTCTCGGGCCAGAGCGCGCCAATCTCGATCGGCTCACCGTTGAACGTCCAGCCATCGACTTGAACCACTTCTCGGATGCGCCAGTAGGCAAGCTCGGTCGTGCGGACATGAAGGCGTTCGAGGCGTTGGGCAAGCGTGAGCGTCATGAGAATTACCCTGCGATTTGAAACGAAGATTAAAAAGCGGCGGTCGCATCAGCGTGCCGGGTGAATGGATAGAGATCTGAAAATCTGTTGGTCGCCAGAATGGGCTTGCAGGCGATGGTTTCGGTGTTTCCGCACGCCATCGCATGCTCTCCGGCTGCTTTGTTCCGTGGACGTTCAACCCAACGATTGCGAACCCTATCGCCGGAAGTTGGGCAGACGCCATGGGAAAATGTTGGATACCGACCGCTGGCAGTTCTGCCTCCAATGCCTGCCGGTTTCATCGCCGCGATCGTGATCGATGACGCTGCCGCCTTACTCAGTTCGAATGAATTGTCAGCGGGGATCATCTGTAATTTAGTATGTATTAATATACTACAGGAGGGCGCCATGCGAATACTTCTCGCTATCGTGATGTGCTGCGTTGCATTCGATGTCTCTGCGTCGAGCCGTTACATTCATGTTCCCGGTTTTGCCTTCAAGACCGACCCGAGCTGTCATCGAACCAAGCCGGCCGATCGCTTTGATCCTGTCTGCGATGAACCGGTCCTGGGCTATAAGGATTTCTCACCGTTCTTTCTGGTTCCAAGCGCAAGCTAACCACGTTCGGTGGATGGCACAGGGTGGATAGATCCGCGCTCGATCAGCGGGCACTCAATCTTCACGCGCTGCGCACTTCGGTGCGCGGATATCCCGTCGTTCTGATCCAGCAAGGTGCCGACGGCCCAGCGAGCCATCTCGTCATGGGGGAGAAGCACCGTCGATAGAGGCGGAACCATGTAGGAGGCGAGATCCTCGTCGTCGAAACCGACGACGGAGATATCCTCGGGCACCCTCAGTCCCCGGCTCTTGATGGCGTCGTAGGCGCCGACGGCCATGCGGTCGTTGAAACAGAAGATCGCGGTCGGCGGGTCCGCCGAATCCAGAAGTCGCGTCGTCAACGCGCGGCCGCCGTCGACCGTCCATCCGCCAGTTAGGATCAGTTCCTCGTCGATCGGCACGTCCCAGGTGGTCAGGGCCTGGCGATATCCCTTTTCCCTGTCCTGTGCCGCTTCGATCCATTCTTCACCCTTCAGATGGGCGATCCGTCGATGGCCGGCGCGCAGAAGGGCATCGGTCGCGGCATGTCCGCCGGCGACGTCACCGGGAACAACTGACGGATGGCGGCGCTGCTTTTCATAGCAGTTCATGAGCACGGTCGGCATGTCGCTCAGACGATCGGGGGCGACGACCTGCCGGGTCGTCAGTGTCGTGTAGAGGATGCCGATCACGTTCATTTCGAACAGCAGATCCAGGGCGGCATTTTCGAGCTTCGGATCCGAGCGGGTGCAGAAGGTTGCCACAATGACGTCCTGAAGCGCGGCTTCATCACGCGCCCCCTCGATGAAGGGCATGGCAAACGGCGTCGACATGACCTCGTCGATCAGCAAGCCGATCACCGGCCTGCGGTGTTCCGGGACGTTGTGCCGCGGTCCCTTTCGATAACCGAGTTCCTCGGCGGCTTCCATGACGCGAGCGCGCGTGGCCTGCGATACACGAGGATTGCTGACGCCATTCATGACGAGCGAGACCGTTGCCTGGGAGACGCCCGCCCGCTGCGCAACGTCGATCATCGTGGCACGCTTCGTCACTGTTTAACCCCGCTCCCTCATTCGGTCCGCCAATTGGAACTGATTGCAAACTATAAGGAATTTGGGTTGCCCACAACGTCCCTGCAGCTTGCTGTCCACGGCGCAAAAAACCGGCTTGCCTTTTAGTTATAAGGCCGATAATGCTTACTAATAATATAACTAATAATTTTACATGCAAGGAGGGATCATGCCAACTCAGAATGCGGCTGCGGAGGCTAAGGGTCGGGAAACGATAGCGCTTGATGGCGTCTGGGATTTCCAGTTCGGCGACAGCGATGCGTGGCGCAAGAGCGCCGTCCCCGCGGTCTGGCAGGCAGAGTTTGCGGATCTGCGGACAGCGTTCGGCCGGGCACGTCATCGGCGAACATTTTCCCTGCCGCAGGAATGGGCAGGCAAAAGGGTCATGCTGCGTTTCGGCGCCGTGAACTATTTCGCCGAGGTGCTGGTCAACGGGCGAGCCGTTGGAACGCATGAAGGTGGCTATCTCCCGTTTTCCTTCATCATCCCGCACGATTTCCTTCGTCCGGAAAATGAGCTGGAAGTCGTCGTGACACTCCCAAGCGCCGATGCCAACCAGTATCCGCAGTTCCCCTTCTCCGAGATACCGCATGGCAAGCAGAGCTGGTACGGGCCGTTGGGCGGCATCTGGCAATCAGTTGTTCTCGAACAATGCGGCGAGTGCCATATCGAGCACGTAAAAGTCGACGCCGATCTGGCCTCGGGCGTGGTTGACTTTGATCTTGAATTGTCAGGCGATGGCGGCGGATACGAAGCGACGGTCGCGATCGTCGATCCTGATGGTGTCGAGGTCGCGCGGGTCTCGTCCTCGGGAGCGTCGCTGCGCGCAACGATCGCTAACATCAAAGCCTGGTCGCCAGACACGCCGGCGCTTTATCGCGCCGATCTCATTCTTTCCGCTGGCGGCACACCCATCGACAGAACCTCCGTCACTTTCGGCTTTCGCACGTTCGAGGCGCGTGACGGCAGGCTCTACCTCAACGGTGCGCCGTTCTACATGCGTGCGGCACTCGATCAGGACTATTATCCAGCGGGCATCTGCACGCCGCCTTCACTCGAATTCCTGGAAGATCAGGCGCGCAAGGCCAAGGCACTCGGCTTGAATACCTTGCGTATTCACATCAAGATTCCAGACCCCCGCTACTACGAGGTTGCGGACAGGCTCGGGCTGGTGATCTGGACGGAAATTCCGAATG harbors:
- a CDS encoding transporter substrate-binding domain-containing protein, whose protein sequence is MKSHMLFVYAALALSTVAAPVAAKDWKSATITLEGAYAPWNMTNADGTLGGFEPELAKVLCERAEIECKLVASDWDGMIPALNAGKFDVIMDALSITEDRKKVIGFTIPYAATPAAFATAKDSPLANAAGTGATIKMTPGQTGVKEVDALKEAFKGKTIGIQAATVYAKFVYDNFGDIAEIREYKTGADRDLDLQNGRIDLGFDDAVYFANAFQSANDTLAFTGPEIVGSIWGEGEGLGVRQADTDLRDKLNEAIKSALADGTVKTLSMKWFKVDVSPQN
- a CDS encoding HAL/PAL/TAL family ammonia-lyase, yielding MTVTIDARIGWRDVASVAAGEMLALSDGAWARVDNAGRIVERIVETGVRAYGINTGVGALSDTVVDRPSQSRLSRNIILSHACGVGELLAAREVRAIIAAQIANFAHGHSGVRADIIRHLAGFLERDCVPDVPSKGSAGYLTHNAHTALVLIGEGSASVAGKRMPGREALAAIGLSPLVLGAKEGLSLVNGTACATGLASVALARASHLLDWADAIAALTLEAAGCQMAAFDEAVLALRPSRGIAYVGASLRRRLDGSGLIGAALGKRTQDALSLRSVPHAHGAARDVFENASDVVDRELASVTDNPAVSGTPENPVVSSEAHAVAPALAVASDSLAIALAQISAMSERRMDRLVNPLVSGLPPFLASDAGSNSGFMIAQYTAAALSNENRRLAAPASTDGGLTSGLQEDFLAHPTAAANKLLSVVDNAEYILAIELMAAAQAHDFLAPTAARAPGTDAIHRVVRQAVAHYADDRPLAGDMEALRSLIRDAAPPALG
- the solA gene encoding N-methyl-L-tryptophan oxidase encodes the protein MTVEFDVAVIGLGAMGSAALSHLSARGAKAIGIDAYFPAHTLGSSHGDSRLIRLGYFEDPSYVPLLKRAYRNWRDLEARLRSDILTITGVLQIGSENSKIVAGTRASCEMHGLAHEVFDKSEMALRFPAFQLDDCEIAILDPQGGYLKPEAAVMGYLKLAAQDGAVLHFGERVTAIEPSDSGVTIRSAVGQYRAKKVVVATGSWIAELVPHLKEHAVPIRQVVAWYQPRDGFATEPRRMPCFLRDEGTEGSYFGFPAIGVDGVKIGRHAHFREPIDPNQPNPPVNEADTALLDGFIAKRVPAAAGLRVNAITCRYTMLPSEDFLLDFAPGNPNVVVASPCSGHGFKFTSVVGEILADLALEGGTSLPIGAFSFDAMTRFLAQRQQ
- a CDS encoding ABC transporter permease — translated: MATLELIGFGSNGWGALLLLAALMTLCVTATALAIGAVLGAIISAAKLSGKTWLVALGNVYTTVFRGVPELLIIYLIYFGGSSAVTSIGKAMGYEGFLGMPSFLAGALAVGIISGAYQAEVFRGAYLAISKGELEAASAIGMHRGLRFRRIIIPQVLRFAIPGLGNVWQLSLKDSALISVTGLAELMRTSQVAAGSTRQYFLFFIVGGILYLILTSLSDRVFNGAERRANRSMPTAAMGKA
- a CDS encoding alpha-mannosidase translates to MTLTLAQRLERLHVRTTELAYWRIREVVQVDGWTFNGEPIEIGALWPESVGTVHFSARANVPDHWPLKDARLALDLGGESLITLNDEAGNEKRLGLDPYHREFALPSSNVRITSESVARLPFGEPVRAPRLEHAALIWLDTAVDDLWLLLRQICESVHILEQHEVVPHLLDIAEDAMRGLEWPSATAAYVARMAPSPMLQKVWQLPPLEASPEGLNQAERASVISAHQVLLEKLRGLQERFPPQGEIALTGHAHIDLAWLWPYNETRRKMRRTFHTALSLMEQSSDFRFNQSTAHYYAQIAEDDPALLERIVERSREGQWETLGGMWVEPDTNMPTGESLARQILYGQRYFEKTFGTRHRVCWLPDCFGFSGALPQLLRQGGMDSFFTIKVNWSETNKFPSDLFWWEGLDGSRVLTHTFDNPMQGYNGFVRADCFVPTWRNFKNKDKHDTTLLAVGYGDGGGGVTPEMIVREEQLRVFPALPKARWTNVHGFFEGAHQSATAKNLATWRGEIYLELHRATLTSQSVVKRLHRKAERTLITTETLFGLAHLLGANKPRSMEPEWRFVLKNEFHDILPGSSIAEVYADAETELEAVIATGQAAQSEAMESIAAHLPKGTGDNLLVVNPSLSTRPARLTLPEGSIVSSDVMIPPLGVAVLARETLQATPGLSVSRRHLENAILKVSLAKDGSIASIIHKPTGREALQDGGNRLFVYPADKPRNWDAWDVEEDYAARGEEISALDSLEVLDDGPHRVAIRIVRTWRHSRITQILSLGANARRVDIETELDWRDRRAFLRTLTNVAVSNARATCECAYGVVERPTHSNTSWDAAMFEAPAHRFADLSEPGFGVAILNDAKYGHSIRGNVLGLSLLRSPIYPDPLADEGFQRFTYALMPHEGAWYDGGVREEAEDLNQPLLVAPATDRATGNWQPLKTSGIDAALSTIKPTEDGDGLIVRVYEPAGRRGALALDLPSGWRNEGPVSILEEAMDIPAEGLMPFEVKSWRISKS
- a CDS encoding ABC transporter ATP-binding protein; its protein translation is MPGVTRLSVRNIRKSFGTHEVLRGISLDAQDGDVISLLGASGSGKSTFLRCINLLETATDGEIWVDGEQIRMIHKGGTSRPASQKQVDHIRSELGMVFQSFNLWSHMTILQNVIEGPVHVLKRPRAECIAEAEALLEKVGIAAKRHAYPAHLSGGQQQRAAIARALAMKPKVMLFDEPTSALDPELVGEVLRVMRALAEEGMTMLVVTHEMSFARNVSNRVVFMKEGLVESTGSPDEMFGGGASPAFRQFIGHFGNGQ
- a CDS encoding ABC transporter permease, coding for MDFAFLAQTMGTLLKAVPMTLALFSLSVFFGGLLALLIVWMRVGGNPVLSAIAKGYIFIFRGSPLLIQMFLVFYGLGQFGFIRYSFLWPFLREPFVCAVLSLALCTAGYSAEIFRGGIRAVSPREIEAARSIGMSGALLVRRILAPIAFRHALPAYSTEIVLMMKSTALASLVTVWEVTGVAQRLISQTYRTMEVFLCAAIIYLVLNFIILQVMSLLEYSLSRHRRAIPPALKA
- a CDS encoding LacI family DNA-binding transcriptional regulator, translated to MTKRATMIDVAQRAGVSQATVSLVMNGVSNPRVSQATRARVMEAAEELGYRKGPRHNVPEHRRPVIGLLIDEVMSTPFAMPFIEGARDEAALQDVIVATFCTRSDPKLENAALDLLFEMNVIGILYTTLTTRQVVAPDRLSDMPTVLMNCYEKQRRHPSVVPGDVAGGHAATDALLRAGHRRIAHLKGEEWIEAAQDREKGYRQALTTWDVPIDEELILTGGWTVDGGRALTTRLLDSADPPTAIFCFNDRMAVGAYDAIKSRGLRVPEDISVVGFDDEDLASYMVPPLSTVLLPHDEMARWAVGTLLDQNDGISAHRSAQRVKIECPLIERGSIHPVPSTERG